In Sphingobacterium sp. SRCM116780, the genomic stretch ATAGACTTAAAAGATCGAATAACATTTTAGGTACAATATACACGATCTAGGGAAAAATCTGTATTTTAGAGATTAGGAGTAGGAAAACCCCACTTCATTAAAAAGGAAAGAAATGAAAGTTTATTTAACCGTTGTATTACGTACGAAAGAAGCTTATCGCGAACAAGTAAAACAAACCCTGCTGGATATGGTTCGTCAGACGCGTCTTGAACCTGCTGCCGAACTGTATAATCTACATCAAGGTACCGAAGACCCGAATGTATTTACATTTTATGAAACATGGTCAGATCAAGCAGGTCTCGACGCACATAATGAACAACCTTATATCAAAAATTTTGGAACAGTTGCTCAAGAATATTTAGCTGATGCCCCTCTTATCATCAAAACGAATTTGATATAAGTATCCTTCAGATAAAAATAGTTGCTAAGGATGGTAAATCATCAAGTAGAGAACTAAAGACACCTGATCAATAGAATTATATATTTTTGCGACAAGAAAATCAGTAAAGCATGCAAAACATATTATTCATTTGTAGTAGAAATAGGTGGAGAAGTTTAACAGCGGAAACAATTTATAAAAACCATCCCTCGATTAAAGTCAAATCTGCCGGAACCGAAAGTAATGCAAGAATAAAAGTAAACGCAAAGCACTTAACTTGGGCCGATAGGGTATTTGTAATGGAAAAGCATCATAAAGAAAAATTAATAACGCAATTTCCTGTTGAAACTAAAGCGTTAGAAATAGTCACCTTGGAAATCCCTGATCAATACAAATTCATGGATAAAGACTTAATTGAAGAGCTTGAGAGCTCTGTTTCCTGGTATTTCGAGGAACAATAACTGCTTAAAGCCTTTAATTATAGAAAATGATTTTTAATTACGTTTTTAAATATTTTTACCTGCCCACCCTAGTCATGCTGTTGAGCTGCAGCTCTGCGGAAAATGATGCCACACCAAAATACTATCAAGCAATTGCTAATCGAGATACCGCATTTCTTAAAATCACCAAACGTAAGAATTTTTTCTATGGTCAGTATATCATTCAATATGGGTTGAGTTCAAAGGATTCTGGTGAAGTTCAAGGTAAGATTTCAGGGGACACACTCATAGGCGATTATTTCTATATTCCTAGAAATGGAGGTACAAAAAAAAGAACCGCATTTGCACTCTTGCAAAAAGGAAAGACATTAAGATTAGGGACGGGTGCAGTGATGAGTTTCTTGGATATCCCCTATTACGCACCCGATGTTCCCATCAACTATGATCAGAGCAAATTTGTTTTTGAGGAAATAAAAGCCCCAAAATAGATCCTATTGAATAAAAAGTATGATAGGGATAATAAAAGATGATTTACATCAAAATATGAGGAACAAGAATAAACAGAACCTGCTAATAACCATGTAAATTGATATCCGTCGTAGGTTTTATTTCAACAGTTTTACCCATTTTCTTTTGAATAACACCAAAGTGATGCATGTCCTCATCTGTTAATAAAGTAATAGCAGATCCAGCATCATGTGCACGACCAGTTCGACCAATACGGTGAACATAATCCAATGGAGAACGTGGGAGTTCAAAATTAATAACAACTGGTAAAGCATCAATATGGATACCACGACCGATTAAATCTGTAGCAACTAAAACTTGCACATCCCCTTTTTTAAAATAATCCAGATGATCTCTTCTACTCCCTTGTGATTTTTCACCATGAATAGAAATAGCCCTAATTTTATTTTTCAGTAGCTTCTCCACGAGTTTATCAGCCGTACGTGTAGAAGATACAAATACCAGAACCTGATTCATTTTATTTTCTTTGATCAGATAGCGCAAGAATGGCCCCTTCGTTTCTGCAGTCACATGATAAGCTACCTGATCTATTTTATCAATATCAAGAGCATCTTTTGCAATCTCTACAACAACAGGTTGAATCGCTAGAATATTCTTTATTTCAGAAATTTTATCATTTAAAGTTGCTGAAAATAATGTCGTTTGTTTTTTCTTAGGCAACAAAGCAAAAATTTGCTTTAATTCATCCTCAAATCCTAACTGAAACATTTTATCAGCCTCATCAATAACTAAATGTTGAATTTGACTAATGCTTAATGCTTTGTTATGGATTAAGTCGAGCAGACGACCTGGAGTTGCGGTTAACACTTCCACCCCTAACATCCCTTTCATTTGCGGATTGATAGAAACACCTCCATAGACCGCCATCGTTTTGATTTCACGTTTTAGATGGCCTGTAAAAGCCCTAAAAACTTCATCGATTTGAATAGCTAATTCACGCGTGGGAACAAGAACTAATACCTGAATATTTCGATCACGCTTAACCTCCTGCTGCTGTAGTTTCTCTAGAATAGGCATCACAAAACAAGCTGTCTTTCCCGATCCTGTTTGTGCAATTCCCATTAAATCTTTTCCCGACAAGATAACCGGAATGGTTTGTTCTTGTATTGGAAAAGGTTTTAGATAACCCAATTGTTTAACAGAATGAATAATATGGTGTGATAATCCTAAAGATTCAAATGACATAAGCATGTTTTATTTACGACAAAAGTACATAATTCTTCCCCCACTTCTCCTAAAATAAGTCTGTTTACTTTTTCTCGTTTTTATAAAAGGGAAGAGTTGGTTTTTATTTCTTGGAAAGATGAAGATAAATTAGATCTTACTTATTACCTTTTGATAGTCTGTATTTTTTATACGCCTTAATCAATAACATTAACAAAATGGCTAAAGATAAAAGACCAAGTACACCATAGATCCAATTTAATGCAGATTTTAAAATAACGGTAAATACAATGGCAAATAATAGAATGGTTGCTACTTCATTCCACATGCGGAGTTTGGAAGAACTTAATGTTGATTTTTCATCACGGAGGTTGAACATCATACGCTGACTGATGAAATGATAAGTGATCATACCTGCTACAAATAACAGCTTCACTTGCATCCAGCCCATTTGTAATAATTCGGGATTGATATACAACATGACCAATGCAGAGATAACCGTAATATACATGGATGGTGTCGTAATCACCCACCACAAACGGTTTTCCATGATCGAGAATTGTTTATGTAAAACAGTATAGGCTTCTTTAGATTGATCCTTAGCTTCCGTATGATAAATAAATAATCGAGGCATATAAAATAAACCTGCCATCCAACAAATAACAAATATAATATGTACAGCCTTAGCGTAGAGATAAACCATGAGTATAATGAATTAGGACAAAGATAGCCGAATATTTTTTTAATTAGAAGAGATTGATAGAAGATCTGAAAACAAGACAAGGAACATAAAGTATATGCTCCTTGTTTTATTTCATACTTATTAAGTTATTAATACCTGAATTCTTTTACAACTTCAATGGCGTATTTTACGTTATCGAAAGGAATATCAGGCATGATTCCATGTCCTAAATTAAAAATAAATCCGTTTTCTCCGCGCATGCGTTCAAACAATTGGATTATTTTATCTTTGATTACTTTTTTGTCCGCATATAAAACGAAAGGATCTAAATTACCCTGAACAGCAATCCCTGAAGGCAACGATTGCTTAATATTTTTTAAATCAGCATTCCAATCTACTGAAATTACATCGGGTTTTGCCTCTGCCATAATAGGAGCAAAAACAGAAGAACCCTTACAAAATGAAATCACTGGAATATCCTGCCGATTCAATTTAGCTATAATCTGCTGATTGTAATAATGCGAGAACTCTTGATAATCATTCCAAGATAATGCCAATGCCCAGCTATCAAATAATTGAATAGCATTTACCCCTGCAGCGATCTGCATATTCAAATATTCCACGGTAACATCCGCGATTTTCTGAAGAATAGTATGCGCCAGCTTAGGCTCATTATTCAACATCAATTTAGTCAATTTGAAATCTTTTGAAGAAGCCCCTTCCACTAAGTAACTCAAGATGGTAAAAGGTGCACCAGCAAAACCAATTAAAGGAATACTGCCATTCAAACGTTGTTGAATAACTTTTATCGCATCAGCAACATATTCCAATTTGGGAAGACAATCTGTTGTCAATTTATCAGCATCCGCAAAAGAGCGCACTGGATTTGCAAAACGAGGACCTACCCCTTGTTCAAAACTCAAATCCCCACCCATAGCTTCTGCAGTTACCAAAATATCGGAAAACAAAATTGCAGCATCAATTCCTAATAAATCAACAGGCAACATGGTTACATCGGCTGCAATTTCTGGAGTTTTGCACATTTCCAAAAAGGAATATTTATTTTTTATCTCCCAATACTGAGGCATAAATCTTCCAGCTTGGCGCATCATCCACACAGGTGGACGTTCTGTCTGCTGCGAAAATGCAGCTCTAATCAATAAGTCGTTTTGTAAAGTAGTACTCACTATATATGTTTTGAAATTTCGTTTTGTATTTTTCCAATTATACTCATCTGACGTTCCGTTAGGGTTAGCTTCTTAGTCACGTCAATATACGTCTGAGCACGTTCATACGCTTCTTTTCGTAAACTAATATTGGCCAAGTTGATCAAGATCATCCCTCTTTCATTATCCTTTTTCCAAGGTAATCGAGAGGCTAATTGGAAATGGTATTCTGCTTCATCGATGCGATCCTCATGGAGAGAAATAGTACCCATCATATATTCATAAATATTACGACGGCCTTTTCTCAGACGATCAGGATTCTTCACCTCCGCCAACAGTAATTTTGCTTTTGTGTAGTTTTGTTTATGGAACGCGTCACTAGCCATCGCTACTGAGCTCTCTCGGAGATGACTCCAAACTAAATAACAAACTCCACCCGCAATCAGGATGGAAGTCTGATAATGACCCCCATAAACCCCATACCCAATCAATAATAATGCAATAATAATAACAGCTACACGAGCCTTAAATGTCATCATAAAATATTACTATGCGTTGTTATCTGTAAACTTATAGCCTACCCCACGAATAGAGTGGAAATAAATAGGATGCTTTTGATCAGGTTCAAAATATTTACGGAAAGTCAATATAAAATTATCAATCGTACGTGTCGAAGGATAAACATCATAGTTCCATACCGTTTCTAAAATTTGTTCACGAGAAACAGCCTCATTACGACGCTCAATAAGCAACTTCAACAACATTGTCTCCTTCTTTGTCAAAGATGTAATGGTACCATCAGCGTGATGCAATTCGTAAGAATTAAAATAAATTGTCTTGTCGCCAATCTGATACGAGTTGAGCTCTTTCAAATCATCCGGTTTCAAACTTCTACGAACCAAGTTACCTACCCGAAGAATAAGTTCTTCTAAATTGAAGGGTTTTATTAAATAATCATCAGCTCCTTTTTTAAGTCCAGTAATACGATCTTCACTGCTATTTTTAGCCGTTAAAAACATAATCGGAACTTCAGTATTTTGAAGACGAATGGTTTCTGCTACTTGAAATCCATCAATTTCTGGAATCATGACATCCAAAATGATTAAGTTGAAGCGTTCTTCCTTGAAGATTTTCAAAGCCTTTTTACCGTCTGTCGCTGTTGTGACACGGTAGCCTTCTAACTCCAAATTTAACTTGATAGCCTCTAACAAGTGTTCTTCGTCCTCTACGAGTAGTATGCGTTGTTTACTTTGCATTTTTATCAAATGTTACTTCAAAAATACTCCCCGAAGGAGTGTTATCTTTTACTTTAATAGACGCGTTATGTTTCTGCAAAACCGTCTTCACTATATACAACCCCAAACCTGTTCCTTTAGTTTTACGAGTTGCCTCACTTCCTACACGATAAAATTTATTAAAGATAAGTTTTTTCTCTTCATCACGGATACCAATTCCATGATCCGCAACGGAAAAAATAATTCCATTGCCTTCATTTGCCAATTTAACAACAACATTTGCACATGGAGGTGAATATTTAATGGCATTCTCAATCAAATTGGTCACCACATTACTAATGGCAAACTTATCGGCATATAGCATGATATTCTCCTGTAAATTGGGTTTCAAAACCTGTGTACGGCATGCATTCTTTTGCAGACGATCAACGATTTGTTCCACCAATTCTGTCAAATTAAACTCTTCCTTTGGTAAATTAAAATTGCGATTTTCAAGTTTGGTGGTCATCAATACATTCTCCACCAAATCATCTAACCGTTCAATATCTTTCAATGAATTTTTAAGAAAAACCTGTTGCTGTTCTTTATCCAGATCTCTTTTTAAGATGGTTTGGATATACAATTTCACAGAAGCCAATGGAGATTTTAACTCATGTGTTATGGCAAGCAAAAAATTCTGTTGCTGTTGTTGTAATTTTTGTTCCCGGACAAATAGTTTTTTTAACCGCATCGCCCCCCACATAAAGATCAGTAAGAAAAATATACCTTCCCCGATGATCATCGGTTTCCGTTGAGGTTGAAATTGTACCAGCATAACTCCCCACCAAATCAATTGAGAGGTAGCATAAAAAACAAGAAAATAAAATAAAACAAGTGCTTTTTTCATACCATATATCGCAACAGAACAAAAATAACGATAAACAGAGGTATAAAAAAATGTGTTGGACTTTATGACACAAAGAGGAAAATTCAACAGACAAGAATACTTTTCCATCCTTGAGATTACCCTTATATTTGCACTATGTTTAAAAACAAAAAAAAGGATATATTCTTCGATTTGGACCATACCATTTGGGATTTTGACAAAAATGCAGAAGAGACATTGCATGAATTATACTATCAATATCAATTTGATCAATTATTCCAACAGCCAACTTCTGAACTCTTCATTCAAACCTATACCGTTAATAATCACCGTCTTTGGAATCTGTACCATCATGGTAAAATAGATAAAACAGAATTACGTCGAGCCCGTTTTGCAGATACCTTTACACAACTAGGGGTCGATCCGATACTTTTTCCAAAGAATTTTGAAGAAGAATATTTATTCATTTGTCCACAAAAGACAAATTTATTTCCACATGCACATGAAACATTAACTTATCTGTATGATCAGTATAATTTACATTTGATTTCCAATGGATTTAAAGAAGCTTGCGAGACCAAATTAGCGACAAGCGATTTGAATAAATATTTCAAAAATGTCTTTATATCTGAAGTTGTTGGTGTCAATAAACCAGATCCTCGAATATTCCATTTCGCCATCAATCAAGCGGATGCACGGGCATATACTTCCATGATGATTGGCGATAATTTGGATGCCGATGTTCGTGGCGCTATGCAGGTAGGAATGGATGCTATATTTTTTAATCCTACATGGGCAGAAAAACCACAAGATATACCGCACATGATCACGAATTTAAAAGAACTACAATCTATTTTATAAAGGTATTTATTGTACATAACTATTTTCCTGTTCAGAGCAGATCACCGATACCGTTTGAACGCGATACTTCTCGAAAACAATCGAACCAGTTGACTTTACCATAATAGCTATAGCGGCATACAAGAAAAAACAGAGCATAAAAAAAGCGAGCTTGAAAAGAATCAAGCTCGCTTTTTTTATCCATTAAGATGCTGTTACAATTTTTTAACCGTGACATTTTTGAACCAAACATCATTACCATGATCTTGGAAACCAATAACACCAGATTTCGACTTACCACCTACATTTTTCAACAACTCATAAGCCAATGGCCATTTTGTTTCGCTGAATTTACTTTTTTGTAATAAATCAATCCAAGATTGATCCCAAAGCGTGTATTCAACAACTTTTACACCATTTTGCCATTGTTCAACTTTGCCATTATTCACCACGATCTTCACTTTATTCCATTCGCCATAAGGTTTAGCATTTTGAGGTTTAGCCGGAATCATATCATACAATGAAGTCGACTTACGATTACCATCTACTCCCATTTTAGCATCCGGATGATTTTCATTATCCAACACCTGACATTCTGGGCTAGAAATATAAATCGGTTGCCCTTCAACTTCCTTCGCTAAAAAGAAAATACCCGAGTTCGATCCTTTAGCAACTTTCCATTCCAATTCCAATTCAAAATTTTTGAAATCATACGCAAAAATTAAATCACCCCCTTCATCTTTTCCTACATTAGCTTGGCTGTCAAACTTGATGGCTCCATCATCAAGAACCCATTTTTTAGGAACGACAGTTTTATCATATCCACGCCATCCTTCTAAAGATGTACCATCAAAAAGGATATAGGCTCCTTGTTTATTTTTCTTAAATTTTTTCAAATTTACTCTCGGCAGATCTAAGATTTTATAAGCTGGAACTTCTTTTTTCTCTTGGGCAAATGACCCACTGATATTGGATGTGCAAGCGACTATTGCCGCTGCTAAAACGATTGCATTTAATTTCATGTCTATAGTTTAGTTTATTAAATTTAAAAAATTTGAATCACAATGAAGAATTTTTTTTAATATTCTTCGCCCCCGCTAACTTCATTTGGATTATTTTCTTTTTTCTTGAGCTTCGATAAATCCTGACTTCCGAATCTATACGAGAAAGAAAGTGTAAACATCCGTTTCATCCAGCGTCTTTCAAAATCAGAGATTAGCTGAGGAGTTTCCATATAACCCTCCATTTTCCTCGAGTTAAATAGATCACGCGCGTTAAACATAATCGAAGCTTTTTTATTCAATATATCTTTTTTCAAAGCAACATCAACACCCGTCATCGCATTCATATTTCCTTGTGCGACCACACGAGAAGAATTATAATCTCCTTTTACTTGCGCGGTAAAAGTTGGGGTAAGCCGATAATTCACGGTCAGATTCGAATTGTAAGCAAAGCCATTAGAACCCTTTAACTTGTAAGCTTCATTTGCTTTATAATTGATATTGATCAGGTTCAGATTGAACGTAAAATCGAAGTCCTTTGTTGCATTGACTTTCGAAATAAGTTCCAAACCAGATAAACTACGACTTGTTAAATTTTCCCATCTACTATAAGTTACACTATTGGTATTGTCTACACGAAAAACATAAGGCTGTATAACATCATTCGTATAGTTAAAATATGCGGAGCTAACCAAATTCACTTTACCAAAAGTTTTCGCGAAACTCAATTCAACAGCATGAACATCTTCAGGTTTTAAATTGGGATTACCCTGACGACGATTCATATCATCCGACACATCCAAAAATGGATTCACCTGCCAGCCTTGCGCACGTTGTACACGACGAGAATAACTCAACTGTACCTTATCACCAGCATCACCCACATCATAGGTCAAGAAAACTGTCGGATATAATCGAAAAAAATCTTGATTAGCATGTGTTTCTTTATCTACGACTGCAGGGTCTTTGGAAAAATAGGTAGATTTTAATTCAAATTGTTCTGCACGTAATCCCAATTGGTAGCCAATCTTTTTACTCAATCTGTTTTGATAATTTGCATATACTGCATGTACTGTACTGGTGAAATCAAAATCATTACTGATCAAATAATCGGGGAAATAATGACCATTGTTGACATTTAAAGTATCCGAGAATTGTGTGTCAAAAGATTTTCTAATTTGCGTACGATACCCCGCTTCAAACTTACTCGTTTCCGAAAACGGAAGTATATAGTCTGCCTGTAAATTAATCACTTTTCCATTTTCAGAAGTCACATTCTTCCGTCCACTATCTGGATTATCATCTGTATACTGTTGTACAAAATCATTTGTACCATCTTCTTTATCGTTTCCATAACTCGCAGTGGCAGTCAATTCCTCACCGGATCTTTTAAATTGATGTCTGAAATCAAAATTTAAATCATAGCCAAGATCATCTTCAAATTGTCTCGAATTACGATTACTTGTGCCTGATAATTTAGGATGATTAAAATATTGATAATTCAAATCTTCAGAACGATCACTGTTTCGAACACTTATATTCGCAGACAGTCCTAAAGTTGTTTTATCGGTTACAGAATAATCAACTCCAGCTTTAACGGTATGTCCCTTCCCTTTACGTGATGATTCGGACTCATTATAAATCCGACTATTATTATCCAAAAAGGTATTATCACTTTTCCCACTTCCAACCATATTTCGATGATTGAAATTATAGCTACCAAAATAATTAAACTTCTTATCCCGGTAATTCAACGTCAGCCCAGCCATATAATTATCATAAGATCCAACAGAAGCATTTACAGATCCATTCAGTCCTGTACGGATATTTTTCTTCATCACAATATTCACAATACCCGTCTGTCCCTCTGCATCATATTTCGATGAGGGATTCGTAATGATTTCGACCTTTTCAATTGAATTTGCAGGTAAACTTTGCAATAAAGCGGTCACGTTACTTCCTGCCATAGCAGACTCTTTCCCATCGATTAAAATCTTAACATTAGAGCCTCTCAGACTAACCGTACCATCTTGATCTACCTGTAGCGTAGGCACATTTGCCAGTAGATCTGTTGCGGTACCACCTGCACTCACTAAGCTTTCGCCTACATTAAAAACCTTGCGATCAATCCCGATCTGCATGGCAGGGACTTTTCCCTCCACAACAACTTCGTTTAATACTTCACCAGAAGGTTTCAATGTGAGTTTACCAAGATTGACAGAAGAAGAATTAGCGATTGTAACATTCGTTTTTAAGAAATCCAAATAGCCGACATAAGTAACTCGAAGTGTGAAAGTCCCATTTGGAACATCATTAAAAGTTATTACTCCTTTATCGTCAGATTGGGTTCCTTTTAAATAGGTTTGACTAGCACCAGTGAGTAAAGCTGCACTGGCATAATTGACTGTAGCACCAGTTTTTTCATCTACAAGTACGGCGGATATCTTTCCTGATTGTGCTAAAGCTAGCATTGGAAAGAACAAGGTTGTAATTAAAAAAGTAACAAGTAAAGATTGATTTTTTGATAACATACTGTCGTTATAAGCTATAATTTCACAAAAATGTATTTTTTTGTTGAACTAAAACTACTCGTAACCACTTTATTACCAAAAAGAAAAAGCGTGTTTAAGATAAATATACGCTTATATATTATTCTACAGAAACAGTCAAACCTTCTGCTTTCAAGATTTTCCGATAGATTTCCACTTCGGTCAATGAGCCTTCTAATATCGCACACTTACCTTCATTGTGAACCTTAAAGGCAATTCTTTCGGCTTCAGATTCTGAATACTGAAGATGATGCATCATACAAAAGATGACATGATCAAAAGTATTGATATCATCGTTCCAGAGAATCAATCGATTAGACTCTTTAACTGAAGCCAAAATTTCGGATAAGGAATAG encodes the following:
- a CDS encoding YjjG family noncanonical pyrimidine nucleotidase, with the protein product MFKNKKKDIFFDLDHTIWDFDKNAEETLHELYYQYQFDQLFQQPTSELFIQTYTVNNHRLWNLYHHGKIDKTELRRARFADTFTQLGVDPILFPKNFEEEYLFICPQKTNLFPHAHETLTYLYDQYNLHLISNGFKEACETKLATSDLNKYFKNVFISEVVGVNKPDPRIFHFAINQADARAYTSMMIGDNLDADVRGAMQVGMDAIFFNPTWAEKPQDIPHMITNLKELQSIL
- a CDS encoding putative quinol monooxygenase produces the protein MKVYLTVVLRTKEAYREQVKQTLLDMVRQTRLEPAAELYNLHQGTEDPNVFTFYETWSDQAGLDAHNEQPYIKNFGTVAQEYLADAPLIIKTNLI
- a CDS encoding DUF1080 domain-containing protein; translation: MKLNAIVLAAAIVACTSNISGSFAQEKKEVPAYKILDLPRVNLKKFKKNKQGAYILFDGTSLEGWRGYDKTVVPKKWVLDDGAIKFDSQANVGKDEGGDLIFAYDFKNFELELEWKVAKGSNSGIFFLAKEVEGQPIYISSPECQVLDNENHPDAKMGVDGNRKSTSLYDMIPAKPQNAKPYGEWNKVKIVVNNGKVEQWQNGVKVVEYTLWDQSWIDLLQKSKFSETKWPLAYELLKNVGGKSKSGVIGFQDHGNDVWFKNVTVKKL
- a CDS encoding DEAD/DEAH box helicase → MSFESLGLSHHIIHSVKQLGYLKPFPIQEQTIPVILSGKDLMGIAQTGSGKTACFVMPILEKLQQQEVKRDRNIQVLVLVPTRELAIQIDEVFRAFTGHLKREIKTMAVYGGVSINPQMKGMLGVEVLTATPGRLLDLIHNKALSISQIQHLVIDEADKMFQLGFEDELKQIFALLPKKKQTTLFSATLNDKISEIKNILAIQPVVVEIAKDALDIDKIDQVAYHVTAETKGPFLRYLIKENKMNQVLVFVSSTRTADKLVEKLLKNKIRAISIHGEKSQGSRRDHLDYFKKGDVQVLVATDLIGRGIHIDALPVVINFELPRSPLDYVHRIGRTGRAHDAGSAITLLTDEDMHHFGVIQKKMGKTVEIKPTTDINLHGY
- a CDS encoding TonB-dependent receptor domain-containing protein, whose product is MLSKNQSLLVTFLITTLFFPMLALAQSGKISAVLVDEKTGATVNYASAALLTGASQTYLKGTQSDDKGVITFNDVPNGTFTLRVTYVGYLDFLKTNVTIANSSSVNLGKLTLKPSGEVLNEVVVEGKVPAMQIGIDRKVFNVGESLVSAGGTATDLLANVPTLQVDQDGTVSLRGSNVKILIDGKESAMAGSNVTALLQSLPANSIEKVEIITNPSSKYDAEGQTGIVNIVMKKNIRTGLNGSVNASVGSYDNYMAGLTLNYRDKKFNYFGSYNFNHRNMVGSGKSDNTFLDNNSRIYNESESSRKGKGHTVKAGVDYSVTDKTTLGLSANISVRNSDRSEDLNYQYFNHPKLSGTSNRNSRQFEDDLGYDLNFDFRHQFKRSGEELTATASYGNDKEDGTNDFVQQYTDDNPDSGRKNVTSENGKVINLQADYILPFSETSKFEAGYRTQIRKSFDTQFSDTLNVNNGHYFPDYLISNDFDFTSTVHAVYANYQNRLSKKIGYQLGLRAEQFELKSTYFSKDPAVVDKETHANQDFFRLYPTVFLTYDVGDAGDKVQLSYSRRVQRAQGWQVNPFLDVSDDMNRRQGNPNLKPEDVHAVELSFAKTFGKVNLVSSAYFNYTNDVIQPYVFRVDNTNSVTYSRWENLTSRSLSGLELISKVNATKDFDFTFNLNLININYKANEAYKLKGSNGFAYNSNLTVNYRLTPTFTAQVKGDYNSSRVVAQGNMNAMTGVDVALKKDILNKKASIMFNARDLFNSRKMEGYMETPQLISDFERRWMKRMFTLSFSYRFGSQDLSKLKKKENNPNEVSGGEEY
- the hemE gene encoding uroporphyrinogen decarboxylase; amino-acid sequence: MSTTLQNDLLIRAAFSQQTERPPVWMMRQAGRFMPQYWEIKNKYSFLEMCKTPEIAADVTMLPVDLLGIDAAILFSDILVTAEAMGGDLSFEQGVGPRFANPVRSFADADKLTTDCLPKLEYVADAIKVIQQRLNGSIPLIGFAGAPFTILSYLVEGASSKDFKLTKLMLNNEPKLAHTILQKIADVTVEYLNMQIAAGVNAIQLFDSWALALSWNDYQEFSHYYNQQIIAKLNRQDIPVISFCKGSSVFAPIMAEAKPDVISVDWNADLKNIKQSLPSGIAVQGNLDPFVLYADKKVIKDKIIQLFERMRGENGFIFNLGHGIMPDIPFDNVKYAIEVVKEFRY
- a CDS encoding sensor histidine kinase, with product MKKALVLFYFLVFYATSQLIWWGVMLVQFQPQRKPMIIGEGIFFLLIFMWGAMRLKKLFVREQKLQQQQQNFLLAITHELKSPLASVKLYIQTILKRDLDKEQQQVFLKNSLKDIERLDDLVENVLMTTKLENRNFNLPKEEFNLTELVEQIVDRLQKNACRTQVLKPNLQENIMLYADKFAISNVVTNLIENAIKYSPPCANVVVKLANEGNGIIFSVADHGIGIRDEEKKLIFNKFYRVGSEATRKTKGTGLGLYIVKTVLQKHNASIKVKDNTPSGSIFEVTFDKNAK
- a CDS encoding low molecular weight protein tyrosine phosphatase family protein; translation: MQNILFICSRNRWRSLTAETIYKNHPSIKVKSAGTESNARIKVNAKHLTWADRVFVMEKHHKEKLITQFPVETKALEIVTLEIPDQYKFMDKDLIEELESSVSWYFEEQ
- a CDS encoding ATP-dependent Clp protease adaptor ClpS, whose translation is MSTETAQETYSLSEILASVKESNRLILWNDDINTFDHVIFCMMHHLQYSESEAERIAFKVHNEGKCAILEGSLTEVEIYRKILKAEGLTVSVE
- a CDS encoding response regulator transcription factor translates to MQSKQRILLVEDEEHLLEAIKLNLELEGYRVTTATDGKKALKIFKEERFNLIILDVMIPEIDGFQVAETIRLQNTEVPIMFLTAKNSSEDRITGLKKGADDYLIKPFNLEELILRVGNLVRRSLKPDDLKELNSYQIGDKTIYFNSYELHHADGTITSLTKKETMLLKLLIERRNEAVSREQILETVWNYDVYPSTRTIDNFILTFRKYFEPDQKHPIYFHSIRGVGYKFTDNNA
- the hemJ gene encoding protoporphyrinogen oxidase HemJ, whose product is MVYLYAKAVHIIFVICWMAGLFYMPRLFIYHTEAKDQSKEAYTVLHKQFSIMENRLWWVITTPSMYITVISALVMLYINPELLQMGWMQVKLLFVAGMITYHFISQRMMFNLRDEKSTLSSSKLRMWNEVATILLFAIVFTVILKSALNWIYGVLGLLSLAILLMLLIKAYKKYRLSKGNK